The following are from one region of the Chromobacterium phragmitis genome:
- a CDS encoding TIGR03862 family flavoprotein, translated as MNEKAGRVVAIVGGGPAGLMAAEALAARGYAVDVYDAMPSVGRKFLLAGIGGLNLTHSEPYPAFVGRYGERAAQIEPLLKDFDADALRAWAHGLGVETFVGSSGRVFPKEMKAAPLLRAWLSRLREAGARIHPRHRWQGWNADGSLKFDTPDGELAVRADATLLALGGGSWKKLGSDGRWMPWLAEKGVATAPLSPSNCGFDADWSEFFAGKFAGEPLKSVGLSFLGGDGRSFKRVGECVITQSGIEGSLIYACSSLLRDEIARAGSAACHLDLIPAWDEARVLAEVSHPRGSRSLSSHLQSRLNLKGARAGILRECLDKESFQNPARLAAAIKRLPLTLTAARPIDEAISTAGGVCFSALDERQMLTVLPGVFCAGEMLDWEAPTGGYLLTACFASGRAAGQGIADWLEQTV; from the coding sequence ATGAATGAGAAGGCAGGGCGCGTCGTCGCCATCGTGGGCGGCGGACCGGCCGGGTTGATGGCGGCCGAGGCGCTGGCGGCGCGAGGCTATGCGGTGGATGTGTACGACGCGATGCCGTCGGTGGGCCGAAAATTCCTGCTGGCCGGCATCGGCGGCCTCAATTTGACTCATTCCGAGCCGTACCCGGCCTTTGTCGGCCGCTATGGCGAGCGCGCGGCGCAGATCGAGCCGCTGCTGAAAGACTTTGACGCCGACGCGCTGCGCGCCTGGGCGCACGGCTTGGGCGTGGAGACTTTCGTCGGCAGCTCCGGCCGGGTATTTCCCAAGGAGATGAAGGCCGCGCCGCTATTGCGCGCCTGGCTCAGCCGACTGCGCGAGGCTGGCGCGCGCATCCATCCGCGCCACCGCTGGCAAGGCTGGAACGCCGACGGCAGTTTGAAGTTCGACACCCCGGACGGCGAGCTGGCGGTGCGCGCCGACGCGACGCTGCTGGCCTTGGGCGGCGGCAGCTGGAAAAAGCTGGGCTCGGATGGCCGCTGGATGCCGTGGCTGGCGGAGAAGGGCGTGGCCACCGCGCCGTTGTCGCCGTCCAACTGCGGCTTCGACGCCGACTGGAGCGAGTTTTTCGCCGGCAAGTTCGCCGGCGAGCCGCTGAAGTCGGTCGGTCTGTCTTTCCTGGGGGGCGATGGACGGTCATTCAAGCGTGTGGGCGAGTGCGTGATCACCCAAAGCGGCATCGAGGGCAGCCTGATTTACGCCTGCTCGTCGTTGCTGCGCGACGAGATCGCCCGCGCAGGCTCCGCTGCTTGCCATCTGGATCTGATCCCGGCCTGGGACGAGGCCAGGGTGTTGGCCGAGGTGTCGCATCCGCGCGGCTCGCGCTCGCTGTCCAGTCATCTGCAAAGCCGGCTGAACCTGAAGGGCGCGCGCGCCGGCATCCTGCGCGAATGCCTGGACAAGGAGAGCTTTCAGAATCCGGCGCGGCTCGCGGCCGCGATCAAGCGCCTGCCGTTGACGCTGACGGCGGCGCGGCCGATAGACGAGGCGATCAGCACCGCCGGCGGCGTCTGTTTCTCCGCGCTGGACGAGCGGCAGATGTTGACGGTTCTGCCCGGCGTATTCTGCGCCGGCGAGATGCTGGACTGGGAAGCGCCTACCGGAGGCTACCTGCTGACCGCCTGCTTCGCCAGCGGCCGCGCGGCCGGTCAGGGCATCGCAGACTGGCTGGAACAGACCGTTTGA